In Achromobacter xylosoxidans A8, a single window of DNA contains:
- a CDS encoding Bug family tripartite tricarboxylate transporter substrate binding protein has product MKYTAMATAMMAGALGMMAAGAALASDYPSKPVRLIVPYVAGGAADITARVIAQKLSVSMGATFVVENKPGANGMIGTDFVAKAAPDGYTLLLDASGPLVVNPSLYKKTPYDPVADLAPISQITSYQYVLVVPQQSPIRSVDDLIAAARAKPGQISYGSAGVGAGGHLAGELLAVMTQTQLTHIPYKGNAQALTDVLGGQLSFTFDTVVTATPHLRSGKLRGYAVSGPNRAQGLPDIPTMEELGFKDFVVTQFQGLLAPAGTDPKILSRLHEEVVKAAREPDVIQKLQTEGGNEIVAGTPQEFARLIQEDLQRYRKLIADAHVQAE; this is encoded by the coding sequence ATGAAATACACAGCCATGGCTACGGCAATGATGGCGGGCGCGTTGGGCATGATGGCGGCCGGCGCGGCGCTGGCGTCGGACTATCCCAGCAAACCGGTGCGCCTGATCGTGCCCTATGTCGCGGGCGGCGCAGCGGACATCACCGCCCGTGTGATCGCGCAAAAGCTGTCGGTCAGCATGGGCGCAACCTTCGTCGTCGAGAACAAGCCGGGCGCCAACGGCATGATAGGCACTGATTTCGTCGCCAAGGCCGCGCCTGACGGTTACACGCTGCTGCTGGATGCGAGCGGGCCGCTGGTGGTGAATCCCTCGCTGTACAAGAAGACGCCATATGATCCGGTGGCCGACCTGGCGCCGATCAGCCAGATCACCAGCTATCAGTACGTGCTGGTCGTGCCGCAGCAATCGCCGATACGCAGCGTGGATGACCTGATCGCGGCGGCGCGGGCCAAGCCGGGCCAGATAAGCTACGGCTCCGCGGGCGTGGGGGCGGGCGGGCATCTGGCGGGCGAACTGTTGGCGGTCATGACGCAGACGCAGCTCACGCATATTCCCTACAAGGGCAATGCGCAGGCCCTGACCGACGTGCTGGGCGGGCAGCTCAGCTTCACGTTCGACACGGTGGTGACGGCCACGCCACATCTGCGTTCCGGCAAGCTGCGCGGGTATGCGGTGTCGGGACCGAACCGCGCGCAAGGCCTGCCCGATATCCCGACGATGGAGGAACTGGGCTTCAAGGATTTCGTGGTCACGCAATTCCAGGGTTTGCTGGCGCCGGCTGGCACCGATCCCAAGATCCTGTCGCGCCTGCATGAAGAGGTGGTCAAGGCCGCACGCGAGCCCGACGTGATCCAGAAGCTCCAGACCGAAGGCGGCAACGAGATCGTCGCGGGCACCCCGCAGGAATTCGCGCGCCTGATCCAGGAAGACCTGCAACGCTACCGCAAGCTGATCGCGGACGCGCATGTGCAAGCGGAGTAG
- a CDS encoding Ldh family oxidoreductase, with product MSSQKQDPILIAEEELTQLGIRAFESLGLPAQDAADVVQVLVLADLFGLSTHGLSRIESYGERLQVGGINPRARIQVERPAPGLCLVDGDNGVGPLVGMHALRAAMQAASECGVGMAFARQSNHFGPISPYGLIAAQAGYASIIGSNATTTIAPWGGTDARVGNSPIGFAVPNPEGAHFLLDMAMSVVARAKIRNALKAGQEIPDSWATDAAGQPTTSPKDALDGFLLPIGGHKGYGLALMVDLFAGLLSNAAYLTHVKSWVDAPDQPQNLGHFFLLIDTRRLGSTQWLAQRMADFAQILHGSAPADPARPVIQPGEIELAKMARQKEQGIALDADVLALLRRHADSLPA from the coding sequence ATGAGTAGCCAAAAGCAAGACCCGATTCTTATCGCCGAAGAGGAGCTGACGCAGCTCGGCATACGCGCGTTCGAAAGCCTGGGGCTGCCTGCCCAGGATGCCGCCGATGTTGTCCAGGTGTTGGTGTTGGCGGACCTGTTCGGCCTGTCCACCCATGGCCTGAGCCGCATTGAATCGTACGGCGAGCGCCTGCAGGTGGGCGGCATCAATCCCCGCGCCCGGATTCAAGTCGAGCGCCCCGCGCCCGGCCTGTGCCTGGTCGATGGCGACAACGGCGTCGGGCCGCTGGTCGGCATGCACGCGCTGCGCGCCGCCATGCAGGCCGCCAGCGAGTGCGGGGTAGGCATGGCGTTCGCTCGCCAGAGCAATCATTTCGGTCCCATTTCTCCCTATGGCCTGATCGCGGCGCAAGCGGGTTATGCCAGCATCATCGGCAGCAACGCCACCACTACCATCGCGCCCTGGGGCGGCACCGACGCCCGGGTCGGCAACAGTCCGATCGGCTTCGCCGTGCCCAATCCGGAGGGCGCGCACTTTCTGCTGGACATGGCGATGAGCGTGGTGGCGCGCGCCAAGATCCGCAACGCCCTGAAAGCCGGGCAGGAGATTCCCGACAGCTGGGCCACCGACGCGGCCGGACAGCCGACGACCAGTCCCAAGGATGCGCTTGACGGCTTTCTGCTTCCGATCGGCGGGCACAAGGGCTACGGCCTGGCGCTGATGGTCGACCTGTTCGCCGGGCTGCTGTCGAACGCGGCTTATCTGACGCATGTGAAGTCATGGGTGGATGCGCCCGATCAGCCACAGAACCTTGGCCACTTTTTCCTGCTGATAGACACCCGCAGGCTGGGTTCGACGCAATGGCTCGCCCAACGCATGGCCGACTTCGCGCAGATCCTGCACGGCAGCGCGCCGGCCGATCCCGCGCGGCCGGTGATTCAGCCCGGCGAGATCGAACTGGCCAAGATGGCGCGCCAGAAGGAGCAGGGGATTGCACTGGACGCGGATGTCCTGGCGTTGTTGCGCCGCCATGCGGATTCCCTGCCGGCCTGA
- a CDS encoding Bug family tripartite tricarboxylate transporter substrate binding protein, translated as MIRVRRLRRQFALALACVPLMALLAPASRAESGDWPQRPIRLLVPYGPGGSSDVVARAVAVEMSRDLGKQVIVENKGGGQGMIATVEAARAAPDGYTLILGHVGTLAVNPSMVAKLPYDPRGDFAPIVLLAKLPMVFAVGGKVQASTLPEFVALARARPGALNYGSAGNGSAGHLAFEMLKTATGIDVVHVPYKGTGAQVTDLLAGNIDAAAAGTPGLLPHAQAGKIRIVAVGSERRLPVLPDVPTVAEQGYPGFESSQWFGLLAPAGTPAPVIERLHQAALKALQTDSVRERLAHDASEASGAGPAEFAAFIDAEEKRWGQVVRSARLSAE; from the coding sequence ATGATTCGCGTCCGCCGCCTACGCCGGCAATTCGCCCTTGCACTGGCCTGCGTGCCATTGATGGCGCTTTTGGCGCCGGCCTCGCGCGCCGAGAGCGGGGACTGGCCGCAACGTCCGATCCGCCTGCTGGTGCCCTACGGTCCCGGCGGCAGTTCGGACGTGGTGGCACGCGCGGTGGCGGTAGAGATGTCGCGCGATCTGGGCAAGCAGGTCATCGTGGAAAACAAGGGCGGCGGGCAGGGGATGATCGCCACGGTGGAAGCGGCGCGCGCCGCTCCCGATGGCTACACCCTCATCCTGGGCCATGTGGGCACGCTGGCCGTGAACCCGTCCATGGTGGCCAAGCTGCCGTATGACCCGCGCGGCGACTTCGCGCCCATCGTGCTGCTGGCGAAGCTGCCCATGGTGTTCGCGGTGGGCGGCAAGGTCCAGGCGTCGACGCTGCCGGAGTTCGTGGCATTGGCGCGCGCCCGGCCGGGAGCTTTGAACTACGGGTCCGCCGGCAACGGCAGCGCGGGCCATCTGGCGTTCGAGATGCTCAAGACGGCGACCGGCATCGACGTGGTGCATGTGCCCTACAAGGGGACCGGCGCGCAGGTGACCGATCTGCTGGCGGGCAACATCGACGCTGCGGCGGCCGGCACGCCCGGACTGCTGCCGCATGCCCAGGCGGGCAAGATCCGCATCGTGGCGGTGGGATCGGAACGGCGCCTGCCCGTGCTCCCTGATGTGCCCACCGTGGCAGAGCAGGGCTATCCGGGCTTTGAAAGTTCGCAGTGGTTCGGCCTGTTGGCGCCTGCGGGCACGCCGGCCCCCGTCATCGAGCGCCTGCACCAGGCCGCGCTCAAGGCGCTGCAGACCGATTCCGTGCGCGAACGCCTGGCGCACGACGCCAGCGAGGCGTCCGGCGCGGGACCGGCCGAATTTGCCGCCTTCATCGACGCCGAAGAGAAGCGCTGGGGGCAGGTGGTGCGCAGCGCCCGCCTGTCCGCCGAATGA
- a CDS encoding LysR family transcriptional regulator yields the protein MKFDLADLRAFLAVADLGSFRAASEALHLSQSALSRRADKLEAALGVQLLTRTTRKVELTTIGRGFVPRARNVLNELESALVGIQDVAERLSGLVTIACVPSAVAYFLPGVIRSYHEQYPRIRIRIIDESSSQILTAVARGDADFGLTYIGANDADIEFKPLLEEPFVAAVSRQHPFAQRESVTWADLDTHPYISLAQGSGNRFLIDQALAHSGVRPRHFCEVQHVPALVSMVEAGLGVGVVPRLAMPAGEHADLVSVPLREPAITRTIGLIHSRGKAINPVAKLFYDLLAARVGERQDV from the coding sequence ATGAAATTCGATTTGGCCGATTTGCGCGCCTTCCTGGCGGTCGCCGACCTGGGCAGCTTCCGCGCCGCCTCCGAAGCCCTGCATCTTTCTCAATCCGCCCTGTCGCGACGCGCCGACAAGCTGGAAGCTGCGCTAGGCGTGCAGTTGCTGACGCGCACCACCCGCAAGGTCGAACTGACGACCATAGGCCGCGGCTTCGTGCCGCGCGCGCGCAACGTGCTCAACGAACTTGAAAGCGCCCTGGTCGGCATACAGGACGTGGCCGAACGCCTGTCGGGCCTGGTCACCATCGCTTGCGTGCCTTCGGCGGTGGCCTATTTCCTGCCTGGCGTGATCCGCAGCTACCATGAGCAATACCCGCGCATACGCATCCGGATCATCGATGAGTCCTCGTCGCAGATCCTGACCGCCGTCGCGCGCGGCGATGCCGATTTCGGCCTGACCTACATAGGCGCGAACGACGCCGACATCGAATTCAAACCCTTGCTGGAAGAGCCCTTCGTGGCCGCGGTCAGCCGCCAGCACCCTTTCGCGCAAAGAGAATCGGTCACCTGGGCCGACCTGGACACCCATCCCTACATCAGCCTGGCCCAGGGCAGCGGCAACCGCTTCCTGATAGATCAGGCGCTGGCGCACAGCGGCGTGCGGCCTCGCCATTTCTGCGAGGTCCAGCATGTGCCGGCGCTGGTGAGCATGGTCGAGGCTGGCCTGGGGGTAGGCGTCGTGCCACGGTTGGCCATGCCAGCCGGGGAACATGCCGATCTGGTCAGCGTGCCGCTGCGCGAGCCGGCCATCACGCGGACCATAGGATTGATCCATAGCCGGGGCAAGGCGATCAACCCGGTCGCCAAGCTGTTCTATGACCTGCTGGCGGCCAGGGTCGGCGAGCGGCAGGATGTTTGA
- a CDS encoding alpha/beta hydrolase, giving the protein MDPAVPLHSSPAIAAVLATPLALMGGFLATGGGVFLIWSVKLLLSALFSIPDQCMYVFKHRRAILFSVGSRFRNFAYRRTGQEMEAASIRLLSERSCGQAFQSHERLRTALIIPGTWSGPRYDWARWAQCRKGLESAGLTVYGLCWESGNKQLSRSVAAENVRKWLDEAKFPLNTVVLIGHSYGGQVAAMAADHPAVERAVTIAAPFVSLRKLTIEEIASGGMAVFSRFVLLIIVFFGLLASAPYTGLDALWPTISWSTWESVTIAVGVAVLDFVRTVVGIVGAWSRWRPIADELPAARRVIALRVDEDEILDEMLDASVSAGVEPGSSPAFVEQKSLRREQFRKWSLPLYVWCVVLELIWLVATTKGKALSMESVLLYGLTAFLRGFFYVIAFIILLACAKSISKMARDIHALMRDLLGLVDYAALLRFNRRKVVARIAGLTSHELLVHGASIEASHGPGCEQRRVHMPNGRWTLRDGRRSLMNGRHSKAIEDATMAKAVVDALGLASTPGSGES; this is encoded by the coding sequence ATGGACCCGGCCGTACCTTTGCACAGTTCTCCGGCGATAGCTGCTGTCCTTGCCACTCCATTGGCCTTGATGGGTGGATTCCTGGCGACAGGCGGCGGCGTTTTCTTGATCTGGAGCGTGAAGCTTTTGCTGAGTGCGCTTTTTTCGATCCCGGATCAGTGCATGTACGTGTTCAAGCATCGCCGCGCCATCCTGTTTTCCGTCGGTAGCCGATTCCGCAATTTTGCGTATCGGCGCACGGGGCAGGAAATGGAGGCCGCAAGTATCCGCCTATTGAGTGAGAGGTCCTGCGGCCAAGCTTTCCAAAGTCATGAGCGACTTCGGACAGCCCTCATTATTCCCGGCACTTGGAGCGGGCCCAGGTACGACTGGGCGCGGTGGGCTCAATGCCGAAAGGGCCTAGAGTCCGCTGGCTTGACGGTGTACGGCCTGTGCTGGGAGTCTGGAAACAAGCAGCTATCGCGAAGCGTCGCTGCGGAGAACGTCAGAAAGTGGCTTGATGAGGCCAAGTTTCCACTGAATACCGTGGTGCTGATCGGCCATTCGTATGGCGGCCAAGTGGCGGCAATGGCGGCCGACCATCCTGCGGTTGAAAGGGCGGTCACGATTGCTGCACCATTTGTCTCGTTGAGGAAGTTGACGATTGAAGAAATCGCCTCTGGAGGGATGGCGGTATTCAGTCGCTTCGTGCTGTTGATAATTGTGTTCTTTGGCTTGTTGGCCAGCGCGCCGTATACGGGTTTGGACGCGCTGTGGCCAACCATTTCCTGGAGTACATGGGAATCAGTGACGATCGCTGTCGGTGTTGCGGTTCTTGATTTCGTCCGCACGGTTGTCGGCATTGTGGGGGCTTGGTCACGGTGGCGACCCATAGCGGACGAGCTGCCTGCGGCGCGCAGGGTGATAGCTTTGCGGGTGGACGAAGATGAAATCCTGGACGAAATGCTGGACGCATCCGTTAGCGCAGGTGTCGAACCTGGAAGCAGCCCGGCTTTTGTGGAGCAAAAGTCGCTGCGCAGGGAGCAGTTCAGGAAGTGGTCTCTGCCTCTGTATGTTTGGTGTGTTGTTTTGGAACTAATTTGGCTAGTCGCCACAACCAAAGGAAAGGCCCTTTCGATGGAATCGGTCTTGCTCTATGGACTGACCGCGTTTTTGCGCGGGTTTTTCTACGTCATCGCTTTCATCATCCTGCTCGCATGCGCAAAGAGCATCAGCAAGATGGCTCGGGATATTCATGCCTTGATGCGCGATCTGCTCGGTTTGGTGGATTACGCTGCGCTGCTCCGATTCAATCGCCGAAAAGTGGTGGCGCGGATCGCAGGCCTCACCAGCCATGAACTGCTGGTTCACGGCGCGAGCATCGAAGCTAGCCACGGGCCCGGTTGCGAACAGCGCAGAGTCCACATGCCCAATGGGCGTTGGACCCTGCGAGATGGCAGGCGATCCTTGATGAACGGTCGGCATTCGAAAGCGATTGAAGATGCCACGATGGCAAAGGCGGTAGTGGACGCGCTCGGTCTGGCATCGACTCCCGGATCAGGCGAGTCCTGA
- a CDS encoding ABC transporter substrate-binding protein produces MKLRMHAMAAAIALIGTSAAWAGEPEAKKWVDSEFQPSSLSKDQQMAEMKWFIEAAAKLKAKGVNEISVVSETITTHEYESKTLAKAFAEITGIKVNHDLIQEGDVVEKLQTSMQSGKSIYDGWISDSDLIGTHYRYGAILPLSDYMAGAGKEWTNPNLDLKDFIGTKFTTAPDGKLYQLPDQQFANVYWFRADWFARQDLKDKFKAKYGYELGVPTNWSAYEDIADFFSNDVKELDGKKVYGHMDYGKKDPSLGWRFTDAWLSMAGAADKGLPNGMPVDEWGIRVADDKCTPVGASVARGGATNSPAAVYALTKYVDWMKKYAPQQAMGMTFSESGPVPAQGQIAQQIFWYTAFTADMTKKGLPVVNDDGTPKWRMAPSPYGPYWKDGMQNGYQDVGSWTFFKSTNPDKMAAAWLYAQFVTSKSVSLKKSITGLTFIRDSDINSEFFTKNAANYGGLIEFYRSPARVAWTPTGNNVPDYPKLAQLWWKNVATAVTGEKTPQAAMDNLANEMDQVMARLERAGMAQCAPKLNAKSDPSKWLSDQHAPWKKLANEKPKGETIAYEKLLDAWKQGKVR; encoded by the coding sequence ATGAAATTGCGCATGCACGCCATGGCGGCCGCTATCGCCCTGATCGGGACTTCGGCGGCCTGGGCCGGCGAACCGGAAGCGAAGAAGTGGGTCGATTCGGAGTTCCAGCCTTCATCGCTGTCCAAGGACCAGCAGATGGCCGAGATGAAATGGTTCATCGAAGCCGCCGCCAAGCTCAAGGCTAAAGGGGTGAACGAAATCAGCGTGGTGTCCGAAACCATCACCACGCACGAGTACGAGTCCAAGACGCTGGCGAAGGCCTTCGCCGAGATCACCGGCATCAAGGTCAACCACGACCTGATCCAGGAAGGCGACGTGGTCGAGAAGCTGCAGACTTCCATGCAGTCCGGCAAGTCCATCTACGACGGCTGGATCTCCGATTCAGACCTGATCGGCACGCACTATCGCTACGGCGCCATCCTGCCGCTGTCGGACTACATGGCGGGCGCGGGCAAGGAGTGGACCAATCCCAACCTGGACCTCAAGGATTTCATCGGCACCAAGTTCACCACCGCGCCCGACGGCAAGCTCTATCAGCTGCCCGACCAGCAGTTCGCCAACGTCTACTGGTTCCGCGCCGACTGGTTCGCGCGCCAGGACCTGAAGGACAAATTCAAGGCCAAGTACGGCTACGAACTCGGCGTGCCCACCAACTGGTCCGCCTACGAGGACATCGCCGACTTCTTCTCCAACGACGTCAAGGAACTGGACGGCAAGAAGGTCTATGGCCACATGGACTACGGCAAGAAGGACCCGTCGCTGGGCTGGCGCTTCACCGATGCCTGGCTGTCGATGGCCGGCGCCGCCGACAAGGGCCTGCCCAACGGCATGCCGGTGGACGAGTGGGGCATCCGCGTGGCGGACGACAAGTGCACGCCGGTGGGGGCGTCGGTTGCGCGCGGCGGCGCCACCAACAGCCCGGCCGCCGTCTACGCCCTGACCAAGTACGTGGACTGGATGAAGAAGTACGCGCCGCAGCAGGCCATGGGCATGACCTTCTCGGAATCCGGCCCGGTACCCGCCCAGGGCCAGATCGCCCAGCAGATCTTCTGGTACACGGCGTTTACCGCCGACATGACCAAGAAGGGCCTGCCGGTAGTCAACGACGACGGCACGCCGAAGTGGCGCATGGCGCCGTCGCCGTATGGACCGTACTGGAAGGACGGCATGCAGAACGGCTACCAGGACGTGGGCTCATGGACCTTCTTCAAGTCCACCAACCCCGACAAGATGGCGGCGGCCTGGCTGTACGCGCAGTTCGTCACGTCCAAGTCGGTGTCGCTGAAGAAGTCCATCACCGGCCTGACCTTCATCCGCGACAGCGACATCAACAGCGAGTTCTTCACCAAGAACGCGGCGAACTACGGCGGCCTGATCGAGTTCTACCGCAGCCCGGCGCGCGTGGCGTGGACGCCCACTGGCAACAACGTGCCTGACTATCCCAAGCTGGCGCAGCTGTGGTGGAAGAACGTCGCCACCGCGGTCACCGGCGAAAAGACCCCGCAGGCCGCCATGGACAACCTGGCCAATGAAATGGACCAGGTCATGGCGCGTTTGGAACGGGCCGGGATGGCGCAGTGCGCGCCCAAGCTCAACGCCAAGAGCGATCCCAGCAAGTGGCTGTCCGACCAGCACGCGCCGTGGAAGAAACTGGCCAACGAAAAGCCCAAGGGCGAGACGATCGCTTATGAGAAGCTGCTGGATGCGTGGAAGCAGGGCAAGGTGAGGTAA
- a CDS encoding DUF2160 domain-containing protein, with amino-acid sequence MFSWMVWTTPVAVFFSCIVLMLVGMTVWELKSPTMERKGFLPLRTTRGDRLFIGLMAAAWLNLAFLGLGQKAAEWFSLDEPPSVWISFIASMLLLAFVMRKG; translated from the coding sequence ATGTTCAGCTGGATGGTATGGACCACGCCCGTCGCCGTGTTCTTTTCCTGCATCGTTTTGATGCTGGTCGGCATGACGGTCTGGGAATTGAAATCGCCCACGATGGAGCGCAAGGGCTTCCTGCCCCTGCGTACCACGCGCGGCGACCGTCTTTTTATCGGCCTGATGGCCGCGGCCTGGCTCAACCTGGCATTCCTGGGACTGGGCCAGAAGGCGGCGGAATGGTTTTCACTGGACGAGCCTCCATCGGTGTGGATCAGCTTCATTGCGTCCATGCTGCTGCTGGCCTTCGTCATGCGGAAAGGCTGA
- a CDS encoding carbohydrate ABC transporter permease: MREKNSRWRGVFLTLYLVFAILPLYWMLNMSFKTNTEIVSSLTLWPRDFTFEHYRTIFTDPAWYSGYINSLIYVVINTVISLAVALPAAYAFSRYRFIGDKHVFFWLLTNRMTPPAVFLLPFFQLYSSFGLMDTHLAVALAHLVFNVPLAVWILEGFMSGVPREIDETAYVDGYSFPRFFLTIFLPLIKSGVGVAAFFCFMFSWVELLLARTLTSVNAKPIVATMTRTVSASGMDWGVLAAAGVLTIVPGGIVIWFVRHYIAKGFAMGRV; this comes from the coding sequence ATGCGTGAGAAAAATTCCCGCTGGCGCGGCGTCTTCCTGACCCTGTACCTGGTCTTCGCCATCCTGCCGCTGTACTGGATGCTGAACATGTCGTTCAAGACCAATACCGAAATCGTCAGCTCCCTGACGCTGTGGCCGCGCGACTTCACCTTCGAGCACTACCGCACCATCTTCACCGACCCAGCCTGGTACTCCGGCTACATCAACTCGCTGATCTACGTGGTCATCAACACGGTGATTTCATTGGCCGTGGCGCTGCCGGCGGCCTACGCGTTCTCGCGCTACCGCTTCATTGGCGACAAGCACGTGTTCTTCTGGCTGCTGACCAACCGCATGACGCCGCCCGCGGTGTTCCTGCTGCCGTTCTTCCAGCTCTACAGCTCGTTCGGCCTGATGGACACGCACCTGGCGGTGGCGCTGGCGCACCTGGTGTTCAACGTGCCGCTGGCGGTATGGATCCTGGAGGGCTTCATGTCCGGCGTGCCGCGCGAGATCGACGAAACCGCCTATGTCGACGGCTATTCCTTCCCACGCTTTTTCCTGACCATCTTCCTGCCCCTGATCAAGTCGGGCGTGGGCGTGGCGGCATTCTTCTGCTTCATGTTCAGCTGGGTGGAGCTGCTGCTGGCGCGCACGCTGACCTCGGTCAACGCCAAGCCCATCGTCGCCACCATGACCCGCACCGTGTCGGCTTCCGGCATGGACTGGGGCGTGCTGGCGGCGGCCGGCGTGCTGACCATCGTGCCGGGCGGCATCGTGATCTGGTTCGTGCGGCACTACATCGCGAAGGGCTTCGCGATGGGCCGGGTGTAG
- a CDS encoding carbohydrate ABC transporter permease: protein MKPIDHRAWFLVLPVVLCVAFSAILPLMTIVNYSVQDIISPERRVFVGTEWYAAVLQDEELHGALFRQIGFSLAVLAIEIPLGILLALSMPASGWRASAVLVIIALSLLIPWNVVGTIWQVFGRTDIGLLGATLSWLGVDYNYTGNDFDAWITVLIMDVWHWTPLVALLCYAGLRAIPDAYYQAARIDGASRLAVFRYIQLPKMRGVLMIAVLLRFMDSFMIYTEPFVLTGGGPGNATTFLSQYLTQKAVGQFDLGPAAAFSIVYFLIILLLCFILYNWMQRAGTTGGFDEERANA from the coding sequence ATGAAACCCATAGATCACCGGGCCTGGTTCCTGGTCCTGCCCGTGGTGCTGTGCGTGGCGTTTTCGGCCATCCTGCCGTTGATGACCATCGTCAACTACTCGGTACAGGACATCATCTCGCCCGAACGCCGCGTCTTCGTCGGCACCGAGTGGTATGCCGCCGTGCTGCAGGACGAAGAGCTGCATGGCGCGTTGTTCCGCCAGATCGGCTTTTCGCTGGCGGTGCTGGCCATTGAGATCCCGCTGGGCATCCTGCTGGCCTTGTCCATGCCGGCCAGCGGCTGGCGCGCGTCCGCCGTGCTGGTGATCATCGCGCTGTCGCTGCTGATCCCGTGGAACGTGGTCGGCACCATCTGGCAGGTGTTCGGGCGCACCGACATCGGTCTGCTGGGCGCCACGCTGTCCTGGCTGGGGGTGGACTACAACTACACCGGCAACGATTTCGATGCCTGGATCACGGTGCTGATCATGGACGTCTGGCACTGGACGCCGCTGGTGGCGCTGCTTTGCTACGCCGGCCTGCGCGCCATCCCGGACGCCTATTACCAGGCCGCCCGCATCGACGGCGCGTCGCGCCTGGCGGTGTTCCGCTACATCCAGCTGCCCAAGATGCGCGGGGTGCTCATGATCGCGGTGCTGCTGCGCTTCATGGACAGCTTCATGATCTACACCGAGCCCTTCGTGCTGACGGGCGGCGGGCCGGGCAACGCCACCACTTTCCTGTCGCAGTACCTGACGCAGAAGGCGGTGGGCCAGTTCGACCTGGGGCCGGCGGCTGCCTTCTCGATCGTCTATTTCCTCATCATCCTGCTCTTGTGCTTCATTCTCTACAACTGGATGCAGCGCGCCGGCACCACCGGCGGCTTCGACGAGGAGCGCGCAAATGCGTGA
- a CDS encoding ABC transporter ATP-binding protein, translating to MAQIELDLSHSYVADPKTDEDYALLPLAFTFRDGGAYALLGPSGCGKTTLLNCVSGLLRPSHGRILFDGQDVTDKTPQARNIAQVFQFPVVYDTMTVAENLAFPLRNRGMAPKLIRERVGRIAEMLEMSNVLDRRASGLTADAKQKISLGRGLVRSDVSAILFDEPLTVIDPQLKWELRRKLKEIHHEFKLTLIYVTHDQTEALTFADEVMVMARGRAVQVGSADDLFQRPAHTFVGHFIGSPGMNFLPAQWRDGGLEVGKSRVVGVPAEMAAKLDGAGPVKLGVRPEYLRITEPGAPGAVAMRVERVQDVGTYTLLVADFEGTPVRARLGSNIVPAAAGGTVWLSVVNPHTCFYRNEELIR from the coding sequence ATGGCGCAGATCGAGCTGGACCTGTCCCATTCCTACGTGGCCGATCCCAAGACCGACGAGGACTACGCCCTGCTGCCGCTGGCCTTCACCTTCAGGGACGGCGGAGCCTATGCCTTGCTGGGGCCGTCGGGCTGCGGCAAGACCACCTTGCTGAACTGCGTGTCGGGCCTGCTGCGGCCGTCGCACGGGCGCATCCTGTTCGACGGCCAGGACGTCACCGACAAGACGCCGCAGGCGCGCAACATCGCCCAGGTGTTCCAGTTCCCGGTGGTGTACGACACCATGACGGTGGCCGAGAACCTGGCATTTCCGCTGCGCAACCGCGGCATGGCGCCCAAGCTCATCCGCGAGCGCGTCGGGCGCATCGCCGAGATGCTGGAAATGTCCAATGTGCTGGACCGGCGCGCCAGCGGCCTCACGGCCGATGCCAAGCAGAAGATCTCGCTGGGGCGCGGACTGGTGCGCAGCGACGTGTCGGCGATCCTGTTCGACGAGCCGCTGACCGTCATCGATCCGCAGCTCAAATGGGAGTTGCGCCGCAAGCTCAAGGAAATCCACCACGAGTTCAAGCTGACGCTGATCTACGTGACGCACGACCAGACCGAGGCGCTGACCTTCGCCGACGAGGTCATGGTGATGGCGCGCGGCCGGGCGGTGCAGGTGGGCAGTGCGGATGACCTGTTCCAGCGGCCGGCGCACACCTTCGTGGGCCATTTCATCGGTTCGCCGGGCATGAACTTCCTGCCGGCGCAATGGCGCGACGGCGGGCTGGAAGTGGGCAAGAGCCGCGTCGTCGGGGTCCCGGCGGAGATGGCGGCCAAGCTGGACGGCGCGGGTCCCGTGAAACTGGGCGTGCGTCCGGAGTACCTGCGCATCACCGAGCCGGGCGCGCCGGGCGCCGTGGCCATGCGCGTGGAGCGGGTACAGGACGTAGGCACGTATACGCTGCTGGTGGCGGATTTCGAGGGCACGCCGGTACGGGCCCGGTTGGGCAGCAACATCGTTCCGGCCGCCGCCGGCGGCACGGTCTGGCTGTCGGTCGTGAATCCGCACACCTGCTTCTACCGCAACGAGGAGCTGATCCGATGA